A stretch of DNA from Acidimicrobiales bacterium:
CGCAGCGCCACCACCGGCGGATCAGCGCACGACCGTGGGCGGCCAGGGCTATCGCCTCCGATCGCCAGTCGGGATGCAGACCGAGCAGCGCGCCGATGCCGAGCCGGCGCATGCCCGCGGCGGCCGCACGGTCGGGTGCGGACAGGCGCCACGCGTAGTTCCGTTTTTTCCCCTTGAGGTGGACCGCTGCGTAGGTGGCGGGGTCGTACGCCTCCTGGTACACGATCACCCCGTCGGCGCCGGCAGCCGCCAGCCGGCGGTAGGTGTCGGCGTCCCACACCTGAACCTCGACACCGACCTGGGCGAACATCGGCGCCACCGCAGCAACGCAGTCCACGAGGTAGTCGCGGTTGACGATGCGTGCGTGCTCTCCGGACACGAGCAGCACGTGGCGGAAGCCTCGCCGGTGCAGTTCGGCGGCCTCGGCCTCCACTTCGGAGGGGGTGAGGGTGCGGCGGTGGATGTCGTTGCTCGCCGAGAAGCCGCAGTACGTGCAAGTGGAGACGCACTCGTTCGACAGGTATAGAGGTGAAAAGAGCCGGACGGTCGCGCCGAAGCGCGCTCGGGTGATCTTGTGAGCCTTCTGGGCGAGGTCCTCGAGGCGCTGCGATGCCGGAGCCGACAGCAGCGCAGCGAAATCGGCGAGACCCGGGCGGTCCGACCCCAGCGCGCGGTCAACGTCCGCCTCACTCGCCTCGGCCGCAATGCGACGGAGCATCACCAGGTCCGTGGCGACCACATCCGCGGCAGCGCTCTCATCCGGCACCTTGTCCGGTCGCGACTCCAGGATCACGGGAGTGCTCCTCACGCGAGGAACCCGGTCAGAGGCGACGAAGCGTCAGCGGCCTCGCGCGCGGCTGGAAGCCCCGCGAGGCGCCCGGCGCGTCCGGCTTCGACCGCGAGCTTGAACGCCAACGCCATGGCCTGCGGATCCCTTGCCGTTCCTATCGCGGTGTTGACCAGCACCGCGTCAGCGCCGATCTCCATCGCCTCCGCGGCGTGGCTCGGCGCGCCGAGCCCGGCGTCGACCACGACGGGAACGGTCGCCTGCTCGACGATGATCTCGATCGCTCCGCGCGTACGCAGACCCTGGTTGGAACCGATCCACGAGCCGAGCGGCATCACTGTTGCGCAGCCCGCTTCTTCCAAGTGCTTGCAGAGCACCGGGTCCGCTGGGCAGTAGGGGAGCACCACGAACCCTTCCTGGCAGAGCTGCTCGGCCGCCCTCAACGTCTCAACCGGGTCGGGCAGCAGGTAGCGAGGGTCCGGCGTGATCTCGAGCTTGATCCACTCCGGAAGTCCCGCGGCGCGCGCCAGGCGAGCGAGCCTTACCGCCTCGCCGGCGTCGATCGCGCCCGACGTGTTGGTCAGCAGGAGGACGTCGTCCGGTATGGCGTCGAGGATGTCCTCGTTCGCGCCCGGATCGATCCGCCGCAGCGCGACGGTCACGATCTGCGCGCCGCCCGAGACGATCGCACCGCCAAGCGCCTCGTTTGAAGGGAACTTCCCCGTTCCCAGGAACAGGCGGGAGCGGAAGGCCCGGCCTGATATGACGAGGTCGTCGTCGTTGGTGTTCGATAGCTGTGTCGTGTCGATGTGGGTCATGTCGATATGGCGCTCCCTGGCCCGCGTTACCGGGCCGGTCCAAACGTAAGGGTCGCCGGCTTCCAGCCAGCCTCTCAGCCCGGTATACCGAGCTCCCCTGCGTCAGTTGTCGTGCGTCGATGTTACCGCCCGGCCTCGGCGCGCCGCTCGGGGCCGGTGCCCGCCTAGATTGGGCGTCGGTGCACTAGGAGGTGGTCCCCACGGCCCAGCAGTTCGACGTTGTGATCATCGGAGGCGGCCCAGCCGGATACGCGGCGGCGCTGAGAGGTGGGCTGGCCGGTCTCAACATCGCGGTGGTGGAGCGCGACAAGGTCGGCGGCACCTGCCTGCACCGCGGCTGCATCCCCGCGAAGGAGTTCCTCGAGACGGCCACGGTATACCGGACGGTCACCGGCGCCAAGGAGTTCGGGATCGAGGGGGACGCGCCGGTGGTGCAGTTCGCGCAGTCGCAGGCACGCAAACAGAAGGTCGTCGACCAGCTCTGGAAAGGCCTGCAGGGTCTGATGAAGAAGCGCAAGGTCACCACTTTCGAGGGGACCGGAACGTTGGGCCCCGACCACCTCGTGCGGGTCAGCGACGGGACCGAGCTGGTCGGAAAGCACGTCATCCTCGCTTCTGGATCCGCGCCGCGGACGATCCCCGGTTTCGAGGTGGACGGCAAGCTGGTCATGACCTCCGACGAGGTGCTCAGCCTGGAGCGCCTGCCGTCTTCCGCCGTGGTCATAGGCGGCGGCGCCATCGGCTGCGAGTTCGCCTCGATGCTCTCCGATCTGGGGACGCAGGTGACCGTTCTCGAGGCGCTGCCGAAGATCCTGCCCGGATGTGAC
This window harbors:
- the thiH gene encoding 2-iminoacetate synthase ThiH, whose amino-acid sequence is MILESRPDKVPDESAAADVVATDLVMLRRIAAEASEADVDRALGSDRPGLADFAALLSAPASQRLEDLAQKAHKITRARFGATVRLFSPLYLSNECVSTCTYCGFSASNDIHRRTLTPSEVEAEAAELHRRGFRHVLLVSGEHARIVNRDYLVDCVAAVAPMFAQVGVEVQVWDADTYRRLAAAGADGVIVYQEAYDPATYAAVHLKGKKRNYAWRLSAPDRAAAAGMRRLGIGALLGLHPDWRSEAIALAAHGRALIRRWWRCDVQMSLPRLRPAAGGYEPADPVSDADLVQLLCALRIFLPDVGISMSTRETAALRDALVPLGVTTMSAGSHTEPGGYASSSDAEPQFEISDARAPAEVAAALRAAGYDPVWKDWQRA
- a CDS encoding thiazole synthase; this encodes MTHIDTTQLSNTNDDDLVISGRAFRSRLFLGTGKFPSNEALGGAIVSGGAQIVTVALRRIDPGANEDILDAIPDDVLLLTNTSGAIDAGEAVRLARLARAAGLPEWIKLEITPDPRYLLPDPVETLRAAEQLCQEGFVVLPYCPADPVLCKHLEEAGCATVMPLGSWIGSNQGLRTRGAIEIIVEQATVPVVVDAGLGAPSHAAEAMEIGADAVLVNTAIGTARDPQAMALAFKLAVEAGRAGRLAGLPAAREAADASSPLTGFLA